The genomic region AGGAGGCAACCGGAACAAGGAACGGGACGAATGGGTAAAAACCCTTAAAGAGAATGTCTCCTCCTCGTTTGAACAGGTAGTTCGAAAAGGCACACCCGGGCTGGATCAGCCCCAGAGAAGACCCGGCCCCACCCCCCGGATTGACGTGGCACGATCTCCGGTTCAGCCGGCTGTCCCCCGTTCTTTGCCGAGAAAAGAAGCAGAAATGATCCAGCCAATTAAAAAGATCATCGAGAAAGCACCTTCAGCAACTCCGGCAGCAGCAAAAGTGTCTGATGTACCAGCACAAGGATATGGCACGTTCTGCAGCCGGTGTGGGAACAAGGTCCCGGAGGGTTCCGGGTTTTGTAACCGCTGCGGATCTTCGATCATCCCGCCCGGCAGTACAGTCCCTGCGGTACCTGCTGCTCCCCAACGATATGTCCCCCCTGAACCTCCGGAGCAGAAACGCGCATCCCGTCCCCCATCCCCCCAGTATGAAAGACCCTTAGAACCCGTTGCGACTCCCCCTCCCGCACCTGCGGCTGCCGATTACCGGACGCCGGCGCAACGCCCGGGCGAACGGGAAATTCCGGTTGCTGAACCTCAGAATGAACGCTCACCGGTGGAGATGCCTGCTGCTCCCCAGAGTGTTCCTCCTGAACCTCCGGTGCAGGAACCTGCACCCCGTCCCCCCTCCCCTCTGTATGAAATACCCCCGGAACCCGTATTTACTCCCCCTCCCGCACCTGCGGTAACCGCACCTCAGCAGAAACCGGTAAAAAAGCGCCTGATACCCCGGTTATTCTCGCCAAAAGAGCTGTCTGCAACTCCGCTCAACCCGGCATCGATGCCCACGGCAGTACCCCCTGCCCCCAAAAAACCGCGTCGGACAATCCGTATGCCCGGCAAAAAAGTATTCATAGCAATTGGCGTGATTATTCTCCTGATCGTGATAGCGGTGGCAGGCGTGGTATTCGTTTACCCGATGATTTCCGGCAGCGAATCACCCATCCCCGGTTCCGCAACGCAAACACCTGCAACCACATCCACTCCTGCGCCCTCATCTCCATCTGCATCTTCCGGGGCAAGTGTTACCCCCCGGGTAACTACCGCAGCGAGTGCACCGGCTACCAATGTTTATGCTCATGTCAGTTACATCGGAAGCTGGAAAGGGACCTATGGAATGCCCTCGGCATTGCAGACCGTTACCAGTTCCGGTGACAAGTTTTTGGAAATTGAGAATGCGACCGGTCCTGTTGAAGTGACCATGGAAAAGCTGGACGGTTCTACCCGACACGAACTCGTTGTCGAGATCACCAAGAATGGTGGGGTGCTGACAAGCAGTAAAACCAGTGAAGGTTATGGTAAAGTGAAGGTGTCTGCCGATGTGACGACGGGTGTGGCACAAGCGCCCCAGACCGGGGTCGGTACCCCGGCTGCAACTGCAGCACCAGCACCTGGTACAGCTACCACTCCCGCAGTGAGTGCCACTACGGTTACAACAACTTCTGCTCCTGTCACCAATGTCACGACCGTGAGCACAACCACACCGGTGACGAATACCACAACTTCATCATCATAACCTTTTTCCGATACATTTTTTCATTTCTGGAAAGACATACACGTACGATTACGTATGGATCAAGAAACCCACTTTCCCCTGAGTACCCCGTTCAAGCCTGCCCCGGCGCTGGTCACCTGGTTTATTATTGATTTTGCCCTTTTTGGGGTCTTTATCCTTGCATTCACGGTATTTCCCCTTCTCCTTGCATCGCCGGATGCACTGTTCGCCGTGTTCCTCTTAATCTGTATCATGGTAGTGTTCGGGCTCTTTGCCTACTGGGTGAAGCTGTATTATGAGAGCATGTGGTATGAGCTCCATGACGATGAGATGCGGTGGAAGCGCGGTGTCTGGTTCCGCACTACGGGTATCGTACCGTATAACCGGATAACGAACCTGGATCTCAAGCAGGGCCCGGTGATGCGCTGGCTCAACATATCCACGCTCTCTATCCAGACTGCCGGCTATTCCGGTCAGGCAGTTCCTGAGATACGGATCGAAGCGATCGAGCATGCAGAGGAACTTCGCGAGCTGGTCCGCAGCCTGGTGCGGCAGTCAGGTTCCGGTGTCCAGTCAGATGGTACCGGAACAAATGTACCGGTTCCGTTACCTGCCGGTGTTCAGCAAGCAACGGGTTCTATGAGCACCAACCTGCTGATGCTCGATGAGCTCAAGAAGATCCGCTTCCTTCTGGAACAGCAGAACAAATAAAAGAGGATTTTTTTAATTTTTTCAGGGTCTGTTAAAATCCTCATTTCCTTTATTCACCTGGTCCTCTGTGGCAGTTAGGATTGTGACCCCCTCTCTCCCCCAAAGGGGGAAGCAGCCCAAGGGGAGCATCCCTTGACCCCCCCTTATCAGAGTTCTTCTTCAACCCTCTGAGGGAACATCGCAATTGGGGGATACCCGAATGGCGGGGGAGAATCATAAAAACGATTTTCATGGTTCGGGTGCGAACTCCCGTTCATGTGCGTTTCAACAGAGCCATTTTTTTAAGTATCTTTTAGGATCCAGAAGTTTCTGAAGCCGGCATTAAAAACCAAATTTTAACCGATCATACGGAGATAGTACCCGTATAATCCTGATGGTCAGCTGGTCTCTCTATGGCTTCAATCCCCCGCATTATGATTGTTGATGATGATACCATCATCACGCATCTCATCTCAATAATGCTCCAGAAGAAAGGATACAATGTTGTCGGGACGGTTACCTCCGGTGCGGAAGCCATTGGAAAATCCGTGGAACTGAATCCCGATCTGGTTATCATGGATGTAAACATGCCCGGGGCCATGGATGGCCTCGAGGCTGCCCAATACATATTCCAGCTCTTTCGTTATCCCGTTGTCATCATCACGGGGCTCTCTGATGAGAAGCGGCTCGAACGGGTCAGGCACTCGCATTCATACGGGATCGTCTTCAAGCCGTTCACCGCGATCGAGATCTCAACGAGCGTGGATCTTGCCATCACCAACCACAGCAACCAGCCCGGAGGCCCGGAGCAATACCCAGTGGGCGACCCGAAAAAGCTCATGGATCTTCCTGAAGGGATCTTTATCATCGACAAACGCGGCCGGATAATCTTTTTCAATACCTATGCAACGTGGCTTGTCGATATTCCGGCAGGACAGATCCTGATGAAACACTGGCGGGATGTCCTGATGCTGATCAACGACACGACCCAGGAGGAATTAAAAGATCCCATCGCAGATGCCATCAACCATCTGGCCGGTGTATTCTATGATACGTACACCGCGATGGTGACGACCACGTCCAAACGCCGGCAGGTGAAGGTAGCCGTGCGTCCGATATTAGATACTCACGGAAAGCTCCTTGCCGCTCTTATGTCTATAAGAGAGAAATCGCCCTAATCCTGAACCTGAATCACATAAATCCCCCGTGGCATGACAGCCGGATTTTTACGGGAATATCTGGCGGGTGTTCAACCAATTCGCGCAGGTTTGTGCCTCCATACCGATATTTCTCCCTATAAAACAGGAGAATCCAGCATCAGCGCCCGATTGAATGTTCCCGCGAAAAAAAGGTGAAAAATTATTTCTTTTCTGTTGGTTCTGCCGGTACCGGTGCGGGTTTCTTACCTTTTTTCCAGCGGTAAATGCCGTACCCGATGCCCCCGAGAATGATGAGCGGGAGCAGTGCCAAGAATATGATTATGATTGCATCGATCATACCGAGGAACGCGGCAATCCCTTCATTGATTACCGAGATGAAGTCATGCCCTGTATCCCCCCCAACCGGTTCTGGTTCCTGCAGGCTGACCGTGATGGTTGAGAGATCGATACGGCTGTTGAGGTACTTGAGCCGCCCTTCGAGCCGGTTCAGTTCGGTCTGGACACGATCGATCTGTTCCTGTACCTTGATGATGTCTTCGATTTTTGTACTCTGCTTCATTATTGCATTGTACTGGGCGAGCTGGTTCTGGTACGAGGTTATCTGGGCCTGGACATCCACATATTCTTCGGTAACGTCCTGTCCCTGCGTTGAGATGGATTTGACAGTACCAATCGCTTCCACTCCCGAAAGGGCATTTTCAAACTCAGCCTGGGGTATGCGGATGACAACGGAACCCGTAAGCCGGTTGTTGTAGCCCTTCTGGATATTGGTTGAGGAGAGATACCCGCCTTTCTGGGCAGCGATGTTTTTCAGGGCATCGACTGCGCCGGGAATGTCCTTTACTTCGAGCGTGAGGGATGCGGTTTTTATGATCTTGGTCTCAATAACCGATGTTCCGGAACCGGATTGTGTAGGGGCCATCGTAGCCACTGGCATAGAGGGAGCACTACTGCCATACGACATCTTTGCCTCTGAGGAATAGCGGACCCCGTTATCATACACCGGAGTATCCTGCGCCGAGGATGAACTCCCGGAAGAAAAACCTGTGCACCCGGCAGTTGCAACTACTGCGATGCACACCACAAGGAGTGCGATGACTTTGTAGTTCATACCATGAAATAGTTGTGAGAAATATAAAAGTAATGGGTAAACTGCGATTTTTTTGGCAGTTAAAAAGCAATGTATCCTGGACATGTTTTTACTTGTCGCCAGAGCATAAAAACGAAAACAATAACGGGAATCCATTGAGCAAAAGGAGATACTGCGAGCCCGCGAGCGGGATAACCTACCCTATGGCTATAAGAAAAGAAGAATCCTCATCACCGTGTTGTATTGTAGCACAGTACCCACGACCGGAAGTAATCCGGGAAGATCAAATGCCTGATTTTTTTTAGATCTTTTTACAATTAATTTTCCTGAAAAGGATCGGTTGCACTTAAATAACAAAACGGGAGATAATTCAATGAGAGATTATGGCATCACCCAATGTACCCGATAAACCCGAAGGAGCAGAGGATCTCGAGAAACAGAATCTTGAAGGATTGATAAAATCCCTTCTTGACAGCACGGACCCAAAAGTCCGGCAGTATGCCGCGTACCTGCTGGGACAGGCAAAGAACCCCCGTGCAATCGAACCCCTGATCCATGCACTTGCGGATTTCGATAAATCCGTGCGTGAGCAGGCCACGCTTGCCCTTTCCTCGCTGGGGAAATCTGCTATTGAACCACTCGCTGAAGCAATGAAGGAACCCCGATGGGAGACCCGGTACCGTGCAGCCGAAGCGCTGGGAAAGATTGCCGATGAAAAAGCGGTCAAACCCCTGATCCAGGGACTCAAGGATAACCGTGAACATGTCCGGTATATGGCAGCAAAAGGGCTGCGTGAATTAGGCGACTCCGATGCGACCGAACCGATGATCATCCTGCTCAAGGATGAGAATAATTACGTCCGGATGATGGTAGCGCGGGCCCTTGGAGCAATCGGCGGAAAGAAGGTACAAGCCGCGCTTGCCACCGCACTTGAAGCAGAACAGGACGATAAGGTAAAAGAAGCGATCCGTGAAGCAATGAAATAATTTTTTTGTTTCATTTACGCAAATACCCTTTTTTCATTCATTCCCGATCATGGGACTCTTATGATCGAACATGTTTCATTATTCCGGTGCGATCTCAATTAATTCATGTATGTGTCTAAAGAGCCTAAAACAAGACGATTTATAAAAAATATTGAATAGATATTCGTTTTTTTGGCAAAAATAACCATAATTTTATCATGATTCAGGTTATTTACACTGGTAATCACGATCGTAACTGAATATAACGGGATTTTTGTACATAATATGTGGGAGAAAAATGGGTGACAAAGAGATTCATTTTTTAAAAGACCGGTCATTCTCCCTCTACCTTCTTATTGCAATGGTGATTCTTGTCATCATCGTTGTTGGGCTTGTTGCGGTGAATGACTATTACAATACAAAAAACATGTTTGACCGGAATTCAAAGCACCTCCAGCGACAGACCGAACAGGATATTATCGCCACGATCAAGCTGACCGATGAAAGCTACACCCTGTATGACAACAGCTTAAACGAGCAGATGCGCAGCGGATTTGATGTAGTCCTGGCTGAGTACAAACGTGTCGGGGGCATTCCCGCTCACATGAATCTCACGACGATAAAAAAATCCTTAGGTAACCAGTATGACATTTATGTGATCAATGAATCCGGGGTTATCGAGTTTACATCCTATGAACCTGAACTCGGTCTGGATTTTAAAAAAGTCCCGTATTTTTTTACCTACTTAACAACTATCAGGAACTCTGAAGGTTTTTTCCCGGATCGCATTGTTGGAGATGAACAGGGGAGCGGTCAGCTGCGTAAATTTGCCTATATGCCCACACCGGATCACCGGTATGTACTCGAACTGGGACTTGCAAAACCAACGTTACCAAACGGGCACGGAACTATCCAATACAAAAAGACCGTTGACCGGATCGCTTCAGCTAACCCGTATATCGATCGTGTCCGCATCTTCAACACGATGGGAAAAATCTCTGACAATGCGTCATATGTTGTGGATGACCCTACGCGGATTAATCTGGAGAAAGTGCTGCAGCAACGCGGGGATCTTACTGTTATCAAACCCGAGACCGGGCATTCCATCAAATACCTCTTCATCGACCTGAAGAACGAACAGTACGGTTCCGACCTGAGCCGGATTGTGGAGATCACGTATAATGATGCAATGCTCGAACATGCGCTTCATGAGCATGGACAGTTCCACCTCGCCGTTGTCTTTTTTGCACTCATTATCGGGGGTTGTGCAGCATTTTTCCTCTCCCGGTACCTGGCAAAACCGATTGCCGGGATAGTCCGGGATGTTGACCGGATTTCTGAAGGTGACCTTAACTGGAAGATCTCGCCAACCCATGTGGCAGAGTTCCAGGTGCTGGAACAGAGCATCAACACAATGGTCTCGTCTCTGGAAACTGCGCTTCGTCATGTCGAGGATGAAAAAGCATTTCAAAAAGGGCTGATCGATCATCTCCCGGTCGCAGTATTTGTCAAAAATGCAGATGATGGGAAATATATCTTCTGGAATAAGACCAGCGAACAGATGTTTGATCGCATTGCCGCAGATGTAATCGGGAAGACCGCCCGCGAAGTATTCCCTGAATCAACGGCAAGCGTCATTGAATCAGAAGATCTTGCGACTTTAAACAACAGAGTTTACACGTGCAATAAAAGAATCTCCAGAAAACAATCGGGCGAATGCATTATGCATCTGGTGAAAGTGCCGGTATCCGATTCCTCGGGAACTCCACGGTTTATTCTCGGTATGGCGGACGATTTAACCGAGCAGACTGCCAGCCTGAAACTGGATCTTCTCTACAGCCTTACCCGGAGCGATATTCTCGATCAACTCTCAGTCATTATAAATTCCCTGGAGCGGGCGCAGCTCAAGAGTTCAGAAAGCGCGATACAGGCTTTCTTTGATAATACCATTGGATCCGTTGAATCCATAAGGAACCAGATAGGGTTTTTAAGTTCGCTCAAGGATCGCGGGGTTATATCACCGAAATGGCAACATATCTCCCAGTCTTTTAAGATCGCTGCGACACTTCTTCCGGCACACCAGATCAGTATAGGTTCTGAAATGGACGATTTCGAAATCTATGCAGATCCCCTCCTCCCCAGAGTATTTTACAATCTTTTAGATAACTCCATGAAGCACGGTGGCAGCAGTTTAACAAAAATACACCTCTCTGCCCGGCTTTCACATGATTCCCTTCATATTATTTATGAGGATAATGGTCCTGGAATTCCCCCTGATCAGAAACGGAAGATATTTGAGTTCGGGCAGAGTTCGGGAACCGGGATGGATCTTTTCCTTGTCAGGGAGATCCTGGGTTTTACCGGCATCACGATCACTGAGAACGGTGACCCGGGAAAAGGTATCCGGTTTGTTATCGTAATACCAAAGGGAAAGTTCCGTCTGAATAAGTGATTTAACAACGTATCCCGCATCGGTCAGATCAGGTACATGTCCTCGGCCTGTCTCATCAGCTCGTCCCTGAACTTCGGGTGAGCAAGTGAGATGATCGCAAGTGCCCGCTCCCGTGTTGATTTCCCTTTCAGGTTGACGATCCCATACTCGGTTGCAAGGTAATGGGTATCGGCCCTTGGAGTCGTGATAACCGATCCGGAAGCAAGGCGCGGCACGACCCGGGAGATGGTGCCGGTTTTTGCCGTGGAATAAAATGCAAGAAATGATTTTCCCCCGCGTGACGCGAATGCACCGCGGACAAAATCCAGCTGGCCTCCGGTTCCTGAGAATGTTGCCCCCTCGAGATATTCCGCATTTGCCTGCCCAAGCAGGTCCACTTCGAGAACCGAATTGATAGAGATCATATTCTCGTTCTGTGCGATCACGGCCGGTGAACAGACATAGGAGGCGGCGTAACTTTCCATACTGGGATTGTCGTTCATGAAGTCGTACATCCGCTTCGTTCCTGCGGCCGTGGTATAGACATGTTTTCGCGGGTGGATGTTCTTTTTCCTGCCATTTGCCACTCCCGCCTCGATGAGATTGATCATTCCCTCCGTCAGCATCTCCGTATGAATCCCAATATCCCTATGATCCAGAAGGTACCGTGCAACAGCATTCGGAAGGTTCCCGATGCCCAGCTGGATGGTGGCGCCGTCCGGTACCATTGCCGCTATCGCCGGCCCGATGATCTCATCTTCAGGTTTTGCATCCGCGATGCGGAGCTCCATGAGCGGGACATGGTTCTCTACCACAGCATCCACTTCCGAGATATGGATGAGGGAATCGCCAAAGACCCTCGGCATATTACGGTTCACTTCGACAAAGAGCCGTTTGCAGTGCCGGGCTGCGGTTGAAAAATAATCGTTCGCCGTGCCCAGGCTAAAGAATCCTGCGTTGTCCATGGGAGAGACGGTGGCCATCGCGATATCCGTATCCATATACTCGGACACGATCTGGGGAATCTGGTGCAAGTAGGAGGGAACATGATAATTGAGACCGACTTTTACCGAATCGCGATCCGCTGCCCCGACAAACCAGGAATAGTTCTCAATGCAGTCGCACAGGTCCGGGGAAAGGACGGTTTTTGTAGCGTGTTCACGGGGGAGGAACGTATAGACTTTGAGATCCCTGATATCCCCGCTCCGTGCCCGTTCTGCAAGGGCTGCGAGAAGTGCCGGGGGCTGCGCAATACTCATGCCATAGACGATGGTATCGCCGCTTTTCATCCGTTCCATAACCTGCTGAGGGCTGTTTGTCTTCTCTTCGTACTGTTGCACAATTGTTTTCATGCTATCGCATTTGAGCAATAGAGCGGATGGAGAGATAAAATGGATGGGATCGGTAGGGAGCGTTCAGGACCGATTCCGGGATAATGCGGCGGGATTTTTTGTGCGGGAACAGTTGTCCGGAATTTTTTGGCCGAAAATTTTCGTGCATGGATTTTTTATGTACCGTTTTTTCGCTGGGGAAATTATTTTACCGGATAATTTTTACGGGTAGATTTTGTTAAGAATTTTTTCTGGACCTGTTTTTTTTGCGCCGGTATTTGTCATAAAAATTTTGAAATCTGCGAACGATGGAAAAGACAAATGGAAATTGATTGAGGGGAGCAAAATTTTCATTGCTCTGGTATAAGTCCTTCTGGCTTCATGTGAATTTCTTCTGGAAAATCCGGGTACGCACTTCTCCCCACAAAATTAAATCTTTCGTGACTGCCAAAAAACCCGGGCAAACTCTGCCTAAAAACCCATTTCTCCGACGTGATTGCGATAGACTGCAACCAAGGGTATTTGCAGACCGTTTCTGCTGAAAAACCCCCTGAAATATGTGTTAAAAAAAGTGAGCAACAGAAGCCCGCTAAATTGCAGGATCAAATCACGATTAAATCGGTTATTTTGGGGAAATAACCATTTTAAACCGTATTTTTTGTAGCGGTGGACACCCCTTTCAAAAAAACTGAAAACCGGGTCCGGAAAATGGCAATCTGAGCCCGTATAGGGCTCAGAATAGATCATCTCCCGGGCACCGGGATCATGTTTTGAAGATGTCCGGACTCCGGGTTTTTACTATATCATTCCCAAAGGTATCCAATAGTGTTGAAAAACACCATTGTTACCGGACTTTTTTTCCAGAAGTAGGCATACCGGAAAAACAACCCTCATATTCGCATTCCGGCAGCCTTTCCGGGGTCCGGATGGGGTAAACCAAGTGACGAAAATCACATCAATTTAAGGGGCATTGGTGCCTGATAGGAGGGGTGCTTTCCAGCCATATTTTGGCAAACAGGGCACGATAATGCTTTCGTTTCCACAGGAACAAAAAAGAACGAATTTTCAGCGTTTTTGGGCACCAGCCCGGATATCAGAGAGCGAAAAGGAGCCCGAACAGGGCTTATTTTCGCTCAGGACCCAGACCCCCATCTCTCCGGTATCTCCGACAAAGGAAAAATGAGGGGGATAATTTCACGCCCGTTTTTCCAGTAATCCCACAGGTCTCACCCCCCATAAGAGCAACAACCAGAAAAAGGAAGAGAACCCTAACTCAGTACAAAGTTCTGAAGCCTTTCGATCATGACCCTCCACGAATCCGACACACTGGAATTCAAAAAATCCCTCTCCCTCATCGAGCCCGCGCTCAAATCCGTATGCGGTTTCCTCAACCATCATGGCGGCGTCATCTCGTTTGGCAGGACCAACACCGGGGCAATAGTTGGCGTAGATCCTGCCGACCACTCGCTCCGCAGACTCTCCCAGCAAATCGCCTCCCGGATAAAACCGGAGATCACACCGGATATCCGCGTCATTGAAGAAGGGGGAAAACACCTCATCGTTGTCACGGTGCTGGAGGGAATTGGCAAACCGTACTATCTTGATGCTATCGCATACATGCGGACAGGAACCGAGAACCGGGTCATGCCACCCGACGAAATCAAGCGGATGATCCTCACCATCAACCAGCCCCCTTGGGATCGGGAGATTTGCCCCGGTGCAACCATTGATGATATCGATGCTGCCATTGTTTACGATTTTCTTGCAAAGGCAAAAGACGAACGCCGCCATGATGCCGACGCAAGCGCATCCGTTTCCAGCATTCTCAAAAAACTTCATCTGCTCAAAAATGGAGTGCCTACTAACACCGCGATCCTGTTATTCGGAAAAGACCCCCAGCAGTTCATACATCAGGCTGAAATCCGCTGCGGCCATTTCAGCGGGACCAATGTTACGAGCCCCTGCATCAGCATGAAAGTGATCGGCGGACCGCTTATGCGCCAGATTGATGATACGGTCAATTTTATCCTGTCGGTAATCCGGAAATCTGCAAGGGTCGTTCCCGGAAAAACACGGCGGGAGGAACACTGGGACTATCCTCCGGAAGCCGTGCGGGAATCCGTTATCAACGCGCTCTGCCACCGGGATTACCGGTCCGTTGCACATGCCCAGATCCGGATATTTACCGGACAACTTCAGGTATGGAACCCGGGAAAACTCCCGAATGTCCTGACCGTAGAATCGTTAAAGATTGATCATCTTTCTCTTCCGAGAAATACCGCTGTTGCTGATCTGCTTTTCCTCGCAGGATTCATTGAACAATGGGGATCCGGAACCATTCACATGGTAAAGGCATGCCGTGAACAAACCCTTCCCGATCCGGAGTTCAGGGAACAGGATGATTCATTCTCCGTAACCTTCACCCGGTCAAGCATCAACCGCTTCATGGAAGAGCCGAATTTGATCAACGACCGGCA from Methanoregula sp. harbors:
- a CDS encoding zinc-ribbon domain-containing protein, translating into MGDPELRSDETVLVRTQDVYVKSIPFEGILTNKRIVLIDRTKNHLPLKEIPLVTIKDVEGGENAIRDPVVTITVITRTGETRQMVLTFSRTAGGNRNKERDEWVKTLKENVSSSFEQVVRKGTPGLDQPQRRPGPTPRIDVARSPVQPAVPRSLPRKEAEMIQPIKKIIEKAPSATPAAAKVSDVPAQGYGTFCSRCGNKVPEGSGFCNRCGSSIIPPGSTVPAVPAAPQRYVPPEPPEQKRASRPPSPQYERPLEPVATPPPAPAAADYRTPAQRPGEREIPVAEPQNERSPVEMPAAPQSVPPEPPVQEPAPRPPSPLYEIPPEPVFTPPPAPAVTAPQQKPVKKRLIPRLFSPKELSATPLNPASMPTAVPPAPKKPRRTIRMPGKKVFIAIGVIILLIVIAVAGVVFVYPMISGSESPIPGSATQTPATTSTPAPSSPSASSGASVTPRVTTAASAPATNVYAHVSYIGSWKGTYGMPSALQTVTSSGDKFLEIENATGPVEVTMEKLDGSTRHELVVEITKNGGVLTSSKTSEGYGKVKVSADVTTGVAQAPQTGVGTPAATAAPAPGTATTPAVSATTVTTTSAPVTNVTTVSTTTPVTNTTTSSS
- a CDS encoding PH domain-containing protein; translation: MDQETHFPLSTPFKPAPALVTWFIIDFALFGVFILAFTVFPLLLASPDALFAVFLLICIMVVFGLFAYWVKLYYESMWYELHDDEMRWKRGVWFRTTGIVPYNRITNLDLKQGPVMRWLNISTLSIQTAGYSGQAVPEIRIEAIEHAEELRELVRSLVRQSGSGVQSDGTGTNVPVPLPAGVQQATGSMSTNLLMLDELKKIRFLLEQQNK
- a CDS encoding response regulator, producing the protein MASIPRIMIVDDDTIITHLISIMLQKKGYNVVGTVTSGAEAIGKSVELNPDLVIMDVNMPGAMDGLEAAQYIFQLFRYPVVIITGLSDEKRLERVRHSHSYGIVFKPFTAIEISTSVDLAITNHSNQPGGPEQYPVGDPKKLMDLPEGIFIIDKRGRIIFFNTYATWLVDIPAGQILMKHWRDVLMLINDTTQEELKDPIADAINHLAGVFYDTYTAMVTTTSKRRQVKVAVRPILDTHGKLLAALMSIREKSP
- a CDS encoding DUF4349 domain-containing protein encodes the protein MNYKVIALLVVCIAVVATAGCTGFSSGSSSSAQDTPVYDNGVRYSSEAKMSYGSSAPSMPVATMAPTQSGSGTSVIETKIIKTASLTLEVKDIPGAVDALKNIAAQKGGYLSSTNIQKGYNNRLTGSVVIRIPQAEFENALSGVEAIGTVKSISTQGQDVTEEYVDVQAQITSYQNQLAQYNAIMKQSTKIEDIIKVQEQIDRVQTELNRLEGRLKYLNSRIDLSTITVSLQEPEPVGGDTGHDFISVINEGIAAFLGMIDAIIIIFLALLPLIILGGIGYGIYRWKKGKKPAPVPAEPTEKK
- a CDS encoding HEAT repeat domain-containing protein, which encodes MASPNVPDKPEGAEDLEKQNLEGLIKSLLDSTDPKVRQYAAYLLGQAKNPRAIEPLIHALADFDKSVREQATLALSSLGKSAIEPLAEAMKEPRWETRYRAAEALGKIADEKAVKPLIQGLKDNREHVRYMAAKGLRELGDSDATEPMIILLKDENNYVRMMVARALGAIGGKKVQAALATALEAEQDDKVKEAIREAMK
- a CDS encoding ATP-binding protein, which produces MGDKEIHFLKDRSFSLYLLIAMVILVIIVVGLVAVNDYYNTKNMFDRNSKHLQRQTEQDIIATIKLTDESYTLYDNSLNEQMRSGFDVVLAEYKRVGGIPAHMNLTTIKKSLGNQYDIYVINESGVIEFTSYEPELGLDFKKVPYFFTYLTTIRNSEGFFPDRIVGDEQGSGQLRKFAYMPTPDHRYVLELGLAKPTLPNGHGTIQYKKTVDRIASANPYIDRVRIFNTMGKISDNASYVVDDPTRINLEKVLQQRGDLTVIKPETGHSIKYLFIDLKNEQYGSDLSRIVEITYNDAMLEHALHEHGQFHLAVVFFALIIGGCAAFFLSRYLAKPIAGIVRDVDRISEGDLNWKISPTHVAEFQVLEQSINTMVSSLETALRHVEDEKAFQKGLIDHLPVAVFVKNADDGKYIFWNKTSEQMFDRIAADVIGKTAREVFPESTASVIESEDLATLNNRVYTCNKRISRKQSGECIMHLVKVPVSDSSGTPRFILGMADDLTEQTASLKLDLLYSLTRSDILDQLSVIINSLERAQLKSSESAIQAFFDNTIGSVESIRNQIGFLSSLKDRGVISPKWQHISQSFKIAATLLPAHQISIGSEMDDFEIYADPLLPRVFYNLLDNSMKHGGSSLTKIHLSARLSHDSLHIIYEDNGPGIPPDQKRKIFEFGQSSGTGMDLFLVREILGFTGITITENGDPGKGIRFVIVIPKGKFRLNK
- a CDS encoding acetyl-CoA hydrolase/transferase C-terminal domain-containing protein; the protein is MKTIVQQYEEKTNSPQQVMERMKSGDTIVYGMSIAQPPALLAALAERARSGDIRDLKVYTFLPREHATKTVLSPDLCDCIENYSWFVGAADRDSVKVGLNYHVPSYLHQIPQIVSEYMDTDIAMATVSPMDNAGFFSLGTANDYFSTAARHCKRLFVEVNRNMPRVFGDSLIHISEVDAVVENHVPLMELRIADAKPEDEIIGPAIAAMVPDGATIQLGIGNLPNAVARYLLDHRDIGIHTEMLTEGMINLIEAGVANGRKKNIHPRKHVYTTAAGTKRMYDFMNDNPSMESYAASYVCSPAVIAQNENMISINSVLEVDLLGQANAEYLEGATFSGTGGQLDFVRGAFASRGGKSFLAFYSTAKTGTISRVVPRLASGSVITTPRADTHYLATEYGIVNLKGKSTRERALAIISLAHPKFRDELMRQAEDMYLI
- a CDS encoding ATP-binding protein, translated to MTLHESDTLEFKKSLSLIEPALKSVCGFLNHHGGVISFGRTNTGAIVGVDPADHSLRRLSQQIASRIKPEITPDIRVIEEGGKHLIVVTVLEGIGKPYYLDAIAYMRTGTENRVMPPDEIKRMILTINQPPWDREICPGATIDDIDAAIVYDFLAKAKDERRHDADASASVSSILKKLHLLKNGVPTNTAILLFGKDPQQFIHQAEIRCGHFSGTNVTSPCISMKVIGGPLMRQIDDTVNFILSVIRKSARVVPGKTRREEHWDYPPEAVRESVINALCHRDYRSVAHAQIRIFTGQLQVWNPGKLPNVLTVESLKIDHLSLPRNTAVADLLFLAGFIEQWGSGTIHMVKACREQTLPDPEFREQDDSFSVTFTRSSINRFMEEPNLINDRQKQALVYLRQHPGITSAEYAKQFACTQKTAQRDLSEMETLHIVLKEGKTKSTVYLLNDPFRTFL